A window of Ammospiza caudacuta isolate bAmmCau1 chromosome 20, bAmmCau1.pri, whole genome shotgun sequence genomic DNA:
AACGAGCCTGATTTAAAACTGGTCTGATGAGACCGAGGCACATCTTGAATACAGATGCACTTAAACTGGCTTAAGGTGCTGGAgtgatttattttaatgctcCATTAGGCTGAATTGGTCTGTGTGGTTTCTAAACCACATTAAAATTGTATCTGCCAGGGTTTTGTCCCAGTCTGACTGGATGAGTTTTAATAACAGTGTTTCTGCCTTAGAATAACCACGCGTGGTGCAGCGCAGCCGTGGcaggcaggctgcagctcagctgagcGCTGCTGCCTGCGGgccccccttcccttccctggagctgctgccacacattCTGTAGTTCAAAGTTAGTTGGTATTGGCTGCTTTCAGACAGCTTTCAGGGTTTATTCCCAACACTCCGAACCGTGTTCTCCAGCATCTCTAGATGTCTCCCAGTGTGTATCGATCAGCTTCTCTTCCCAGCACAAAGTAGCTGCTGACGAAGAGAAAAAGGCCCTGCCGCTATTCTTGTTAGTTCCAGACGCAGAGAACACAGTGGTCAGTGGACAAATGCATCAGGAACCTGCTAAATATAGAGATGTGGCTTTAGACAGCTCCCGATTCCAGTTGCTTTggtttcagtgctggcacaggggtATGAACACTGTTTAAATAAGACGCCTTATCGCATCCTGGCTCTCTGTGCCTGCGGTTCAGTTCTCAGTGTGCACTAAGCTCGGCTTAAAGGTGGGGCCTTATTTTGCAACTCCTGTCAGTACCTTCATCCTCTCCAGAGATAGTCCTGATGTGCCATCTGATACGATCATTAGCAAAATGAGTTATCTGTTATGTAAAGATGAAATGCTGTTATTAAAAGATCTGACAAGCACCTAGTTGTCTTCTGTAAAAAGTTGCCCTCCAGAAACTGAATAATTCCTTGATTGTTGTACTGTGTCCTACACCTACCACAGGGtctgcacagccagggcatTTACAGCGTGAGCGGTTTATCTTGTCCAAAACCAGCATTATGTAACCTTCCCCTGTTGTTCCTTCCATGGCTTTTGGTCCAGAATGTGCTTCCCTGTAGTTTGTAAATGTTCTCACCGTGCCAGAGCGAGCACCCATCCAGAGAATTTAAGTGTGAATGTTTGGTTTTAGGCACACGAAGCCTCCCATCACcaacagcaggcagcacagaacAGTTTGTTGCctctcctgagctctgctgttgAGCCGCCCGATCAGAAGCCGATTCTGCCCTTACCAATAACGCAGAAACCTCAGCCTGCACCAGAAACATTAAAGGATGCTATTGTTGggattaaaaaggaaaaacctaAAACCTCCTTTGTGTGCACTTACTGCAGCAAAGCTTTCAGGGACAGCTACCATTTGAGGCGTCACGAGTCCTGCCACACAGGGATAAAGTTAGTGTCACGGCCAAAGAAAACTCCCACCACAATGGTGCCCCTTATCTCGACCATCGCTGGTGACAACAGCCGGAGTTCGCTGGTTTCGACTATCGCAGGCATCCTGTCCACTGTCACTACGTCTTCCTCTGCCACCAACcccagcagcagcgccggcgCCACGGCCATGGCGGTGACGCAGACGGTGAAGAAGCCCAGCAAGCCCGTGAAGAAGAACCACGCCTGTGAGATGTGTGGGAAGGCCTTCAGGGACGTCTACCACCTCAACCGGCACAAGCTGTCCCACTCGGACGAGAAACCCTTCGAATGTCCCATTTGCAATCAGCGCTTCAAGAGAAAGGATCGCATGACCTACCACGTGAGGTCTCACGAAGGTGGCATCACGAAACCCTACACCTGCGGGGTGTGTGGAAAAGGCTTCTCAAGGTACCACCTGGCAAACCCCAGGCGTGCTCCGCTGTTGGCTTTTTGTGAGCGAGAAGGGTTAAGCTGTGGTagtgaggagctgggagaggcaaACTTCTGAGGAGATTGGTGAGGGGCTAAAGAGCCTTGTCTGCAGTTAGGGTGGGGGAGTCTCCATCTGAGCAAAGTTGGAGTGGCCAGAAGTGGGCACTTTTTTAGGAGTGGTTTGAAATGGTTTCTCGACCTCATCCCGGGCCCATAAGATGTGTGTCTGTGTCACTgggggtgggcacagagccccttCAGCACTTTGCCATGGTCTGTGaatggggcagggcagaggagctgtcACCTGCTCTTACAGCAGGgtggagggacagcacagggggagcttgcactgctgccagccctgtttGTACCTGTGCTTGCAACAGAGAAAACTTCAACCTTTAGAGCTGTCGTGCTCTCACCTTTACACAAGGTGTGACCAAACGTGCCTTTGCCAGGTGTGTGAGGAGAACAGGGTTAAGCTTTAAACCACAGGCTGGTTTCGAGCTGTGAGGTGTTGCAGTGGAGCCCCTGGTAGGTGAGGGAAGGGATTTCTCCTGGCTCTCagagggatggggctgcagggagcgaGCAGCTCGGTGTCAGCTCTGCTAGCCAAgctgtcctggctctgtgtgtgtaacACTGTGCACTTTTCTCCTGTTCTCTCTTTCTTGCAGGCCTGATCATTTAAGCTGTCACGTTAAACATGTTCACTCAACAGAGAGACCCTTCAAATGCCAAGTAAGGGCTGAAATGGTTTATTAAGAGCAATACCTTATTGTGTCAGTGGTACTCAGGTGAATCTTTCCAGAGCTGTATTTACTCACGGACTTTTGAAAAGGAAGTTTAGGAGTAAAGCCACATTTGCCACCACACCACAGTGCTGGAGTTCTGGTGGAACTTTAAGAAGATACCATGGTTGCTTTTTTAGGAAGATTAGAGGCTTTTTGCTTTCTTGGAGAACAGCATAGTTGCTCTGTTTTACCATATGCTTAACTTAGTAGTGGGATTGTAGCAGCATCCTCAGCTTAGTGCTCATTTCTGGGGTAATGTGTGCAGTGTGTTTCTCAGCATGTTCAAATGAAATGTCTTTCTCAGCACTTCTATTTAAAATGGGTGGGAATGGTTCATTCTGGATCTGTTATTTTGCTGGAAGGGGAAAGCAAGTTGTCCTAAGTTGATGACTGAGACTAGGTGAAATAATTTGATTGCCCTTGAACAATTAACTGTTTTGCTTGGAATATCCATGCTTATTCCAACCCTGTTTCAGGGACTCATTAAATAAAATCCTTGGATAAAAAGAATAGTGTTAGGaagaggttttctttccttgttctgGGTGGGAACAGAAGTAATTGAGCAGTGTAAGGTACCAAGTTCATATTTGTACAGTAAAATTACATTAGAAACCAACTTTGCCTATTGTAGCTGTTTTCTACAAGCTCCCTCTTGCATTGGTGGTGGGTAAGGCGACCCACTGTTTTCAGAAAGCTCAAGCAGTGTAGAATATGATTTTTGTCCTGATTGTCTCAGAAGCAAATTCCATTCTCAGTCTCTGCTGAGtagtttgatttttgtttctctaTAAATGCAGGTAGAAGTTAAAGTTGTCAATGCACTTAGGATACTGTTAGGAGCTGCCAGGCTCCCAGAGGGCCTGTGGGtgatgctgtgctgctctgtgtgcccctCAAGTGTAACTTTGTCCTCCCTCTAGACGTGCACTGCTGCCTTTGCCACCAAAGACAGACTGCGGACACACATGGTGCGCCATGAAGGAAAGGTATCGTGTAATATCTGTGGTAAACTTCTGAGTGCAGCATATATCACCAGCCACTTAAAGACACACGGGCAGAGCCAAAGTATCAACTGTAATACCTGTAAACAAGGCATCAATAAAAGTAGGTGAACGTTTTACAAACATTTCTAATAACAGTGTGTGTGCGAAGGGAATTGCCTTTGATGACGTTAAACTCGGCTACGTGTCTGTCAGTCTGGGTGGGCACACCTCCTAAAAGTAGATCTGTAGTAACACAATGTGCTTCAGCTCAAGAATTGGCATGTGTGGAGTTGGTTTGCTGCACGGCTGTGCTCTCATCCCTTGGGAATGCCCTGAAGTTCATTACCCATCTCTTGAAAGGAGTTCCCAGATTTTCAGTGCTGCTTCATGAAATGTGCAGGTCTAAAAGCCCAACAGATAGTCTGGAGATTTTAGACTATTTAAGAACTGCTAAGCTTTGCCAGGTTTCAGGTCTGAAGCCTCATCCAAAGCTCATCAAAATAAGGAGAAAgatttctctgctttctctgagCTTTGACCCTGGGGCTCAGTGTTTCCTCCCTCAGGCAATAGCTGACAAGAAAAGGATTTAAATCCAGCCCTGATAGGTTTTGGGCATTAATGGCATCTGACTGGTGTTGTGCAGGAGGTCAGATGAGATGTttgtaatagctccttctagACTTAAACTCTGGACCTCGGAATGTCTAGCAAGCAAATGAAGACTTGACGTTCAAATTTTCCCTATTAAAATACCTGTAACTTAAGTTAACCCTGCATGGTTAGTAATATGAAATGGGTTTTCAGAGGAATAAAGAGGCAGAAGTAAGGAATGTCTTTGGAAACTTTGTCCTTAAAGCCTTTAAACTGTATTAATTTACAACATCTTTGCAGTTCCTGTTACTCCTGGATAATTTGAAGGTACTGGGAATGTCTGAAATGCCTGATTGTTGAGCTTAGTAGGAAATTTggatgtgaaatatttttcaagggTAGGGTTACAACTCTGGCTTCCCAGTCCAGTTTGGTGGTGCTAAGCCAGTTCACATGAGGCACTTTGAGCAGTTGTTAGAGGTGGAAATGATGAGCTGTACTGGGGCCAGAGAGTAGTGACAGGCTGATgtaaactgaaatttttaagtTATACTTgcaataaaatgtaaaaaggcttttttttatttttcattcttaagCTGGAACTAAAGTTTAGCAAAAGTGGATTCAGTTTGAGTTCTAGAGACTAATTGGAGTCTTTAATTTCATTCTTCCTTAATACAAAGTAAATAATGACAAGAGAAGTCTGGTTTTGGCACTTAAAGTAGATGTTCTTGACTTACGTTTTCGTTTTTAGCTCTTGGAAAAGTAGTTTTATGGAGCACAGAATTAATGATACTGTTTTAAACACCTCTGTGATTTTGTTCTTGGAATCCTGTGAGATTCCACATGCTCTTTGTAGAAGTTGCCTTTGTGATCTCAGCAAAAAGCAGAGTAACTTTTCAAGGTGAATTTGTGTTCTTACTTGATTGGCATAGCATGCATGAGTGAAGAGACCAGCAACCagaaacagcaacagcagcagcaacagcagcaacagcaacaacagcagcagcagcagcagcagcaacaacaacagcagcaacagcagcagcagcagcagcaacagcagcagcagcagcagcacgtaACAAGTTGGCCTGGAAAGCAGGTAGAGACCCTGAGATTGTGGGAAGAGGCCGTCAAAGCCAGGAAGAAAGGTAAACCAAACCAATATTGACTGGCTGGCTTGGTGAGATGGGGTTCACAGTCATACAGGGAGTTTGAGGTGTCAGGAAGGATGTCTTACGTGACAGTTTCATTCTTAGAAGTCATAGCTAAGAGAGAACAGGAGGAAACAGGCCCAGAGAAGGGTGTGTTAAATGACCTGCTCATGATTTACTCCTTGGTGTCTGTGCTTGCCTGCGTCCCTAGAGCCATCAGTTACAGAGGGAGCTTGTGTCTGCTCCAGCAGGAGTGGGGGCTTGGACTTGCATGTGGCTTTTGGCTGTGCTTGTGCTTATTTACCCCGTTCTCCtgtctgtgcacacacacacacccacacacacccaCAGACACCCCTGCATCAGCACCAGGGTGCCTGTGGGTGCTTTCTGTGTCCCGTTCATCTTGTCTCACCAATTTATTCCATCTGCTCTATCATCATGTAGCTGTCTTTGCATGAAGTTTTCTAGACCTCAGagagctctctctctctctttctctctctctctctgtcagTTGCTTTGTTTCATTACAAAGTGAGGTAATCACTGATCCTGTTTCTCATCAGTGCTGGCTCACAGCTTACCCGTGCTGCTGTAGTTGCAGTGGGATTGCTGTTGTTGGTTATTGTGGCAGTTTGGAGGGAACAGATTGTTTCAGTTTAGTGGGTTTAGGATACAGTAGTTTAAATTCTCCCCTTACTGCTGCTTATTTGTTTCACAACAGTTTGATTATTAATGCCCATCATGTGACTTCATGGATTACATGTTTTAGAAGTTCTTAATGACCACTGCTTACTGCTTCTTACTGCTTTTGACTGGCTGTTTTTAGGAATGTTTTTGACTCACCTtattgtttccttttctctcaACCTTCCTTTCAGTTCTTCAATCTGTTTTTGTTTTAGGTTCTTGTTTGTGTTTTAGGCTGcttgtttcctttccccttgTTATGTCAGTAATTGAATTCTGTGATCAGACAGTGCAGAAACAGCTTATTCATGTTAAAATGCAGTGATAACAGAAACATTACATATCATCAGGCCACTAAATAGATAAAGCAAATTATGTTTGATTTAGAAAATCACTgagaattattttctgcttgttCTTTCCTatgtcttgtttccttttcctttcttatgAAGAATGTTGAATATGCTTTAACAGAACAGTGGTTTGGGGCAGGAGGGGGTGAGGGAGGTGGGTGGGTGACAGTGGTGTCACACTGGTGCTTTTAGCTTAACTGGGGAAGGGGCATGGGTGGGCTGTGTCTTTGGGTGTGACTGTGCTTGGAGGTGAAGTTAGACCAGTCAGTGCCATGCTTGAGCTGCTCTTTCCATGCTGGTTCTCCTGTGCTAGTTCCACTTGTGGTGGCTTTACAACACtagatgggatttttttttttttgtctagtacaatttattttcacttttttttttttttttttactctttcccttcctctccacCCCTCCTAGCTATGGACTTTGAAGAACCAACAGTAACCCTTGAATGGGGCTAATGTTGCTTTCAAAGTTAATTTGTATTGCCCCAGAGGCAAAGTGGACTCTTTGCTCCTGGCTTACCTCTGACACGTGGGTGTAACTGAGCTTGGGGTCCTGCCCTACAGATGTGGAAGCAGACACGGCTTAGTGACGTTGGTGCAGAGTGcattttccctgtttctgtagcagccagcccttcccctccctccctcccggtGTGGGTAGCCGGCAGGTGGTGCTGATGGATGTGCAGCGATTCCCGTCCCCCCGCTCCCCAGCGCGGCCTCCCGGGTCTCCCTTGCTCTGCACTTCAGTCCTGCTTGCtgcaaaccccccaaaccccccaaaccaacGTGGTGTGGAGCTGGAGCTTGTGTGAAAGCTGAGGAGCTGATGGGGCTtgagggatgtgctgctggggTAGCCTTGAAGTAGAGGTACTGTGAGCAGTTTAGTAGCAATAATTAAGACTGAAATAAGCAGGTAAATATTGAAACGAGCTTTGCTTCTCAGTCCCTaataatgactttttaaaaccttCACAGAATGTCAGTTCACCTTTGAGAAGGCTATAGAGTACGTACCATTCGGTATGTACACTCTCTCTATTTCTACTGTTCCTCTTGGGA
This region includes:
- the VEZF1 gene encoding vascular endothelial zinc finger 1 isoform X2 produces the protein MEANWTAFLFQAHEASHHQQQAAQNSLLPLLSSAVEPPDQKPILPLPITQKPQPAPETLKDAIVGIKKEKPKTSFVCTYCSKAFRDSYHLRRHESCHTGIKLVSRPKKTPTTMVPLISTIAGDNSRSSLVSTIAGILSTVTTSSSATNPSSSAGATAMAVTQTVKKPSKPVKKNHACEMCGKAFRDVYHLNRHKLSHSDEKPFECPICNQRFKRKDRMTYHVRSHEGGITKPYTCGVCGKGFSRPDHLSCHVKHVHSTERPFKCQTCTAAFATKDRLRTHMVRHEGKVSCNICGKLLSAAYITSHLKTHGQSQSINCNTCKQGINKTCMSEETSNQKQQQQQQQQQQQQQQQQQQQQQQQQQQQQQQQQQQQQQQHVTSWPGKQVETLRLWEEAVKARKKEAANLCQTSTAATTPVTLTTPFNITSSVASGTITNPVTVAAAMSMRSPVNVSSAVNISSPMNLGHPVTITSPLSMTSPLTLTTPVNLPTPVTAPVNIAHPVTITSPMNLPTPMTLAGPLNIAMRPVESMPFLPQALPTSPPW
- the VEZF1 gene encoding vascular endothelial zinc finger 1 isoform X1, encoding MEANWTAFLFQAHEASHHQQQAAQNSLLPLLSSAVEPPDQKPILPLPITQKPQPAPETLKDAIVGIKKEKPKTSFVCTYCSKAFRDSYHLRRHESCHTGIKLVSRPKKTPTTMVPLISTIAGDNSRSSLVSTIAGILSTVTTSSSATNPSSSAGATAMAVTQTVKKPSKPVKKNHACEMCGKAFRDVYHLNRHKLSHSDEKPFECPICNQRFKRKDRMTYHVRSHEGGITKPYTCGVCGKGFSRPDHLSCHVKHVHSTERPFKCQTCTAAFATKDRLRTHMVRHEGKVSCNICGKLLSAAYITSHLKTHGQSQSINCNTCKQGINKTCMSEETSNQKQQQQQQQQQQQQQQQQQQQQQQQQQQQQQQQQQQQQQQHVTSWPGKQVETLRLWEEAVKARKKECQFTFEKAIEYVPFEAANLCQTSTAATTPVTLTTPFNITSSVASGTITNPVTVAAAMSMRSPVNVSSAVNISSPMNLGHPVTITSPLSMTSPLTLTTPVNLPTPVTAPVNIAHPVTITSPMNLPTPMTLAGPLNIAMRPVESMPFLPQALPTSPPW